From Saccharomycodes ludwigii strain NBRC 1722 chromosome IV, whole genome shotgun sequence, one genomic window encodes:
- the MDH1 gene encoding malate dehydrogenase MDH1 (similar to Saccharomyces cerevisiae YKL085W | MDH1 | Malate DeHydrogenase), with product MFSRSIARRAFSSTAANPYKVTVIGAGGGIGQPLSLLLKLNHKVTDLRLYDIKGAHGVATDLSHIPTNSTVKGFGPDQADGLKNALTGTDVILIPAGVPRKPGMTRDDLFSINAGIVRDLAKSIADAAPKAKICVISNPVNSTVPIVAEVLKEKGVFDPKKLFGVTTLDTIRASRFISEVAGTNPTQEKVPVVGGHSGITIIPLISQTTHKLLPKEKRDALIHRIQFGGDEVVKAKNGAGSATLSMAQAGATFANFVLSGLDGEKDVISPSYVYSPLYKSEGIDFFSSPITFGPEGAAKVNPIGEISAEEEELLAKAKETLKKNIEKGINFVKQSKL from the coding sequence ATGTTTTCCAGATCTATTGCTAGACGTGCTTTTTCCTCTACTGCTGCTAACCCATACAAAGTTACTGTTATCGGTGCTGGTGGTGGTATTGGTCAACCATTATCtctattattgaaattgaaTCACAAAGTTACTGATTTGAGATTATACGATATCAAAGGTGCACATGGTGTTGCTACTGATTTGAGCCACATTCCAACCAATTCTACCGTCAAAGGTTTTGGTCCAGATCAAGCCGATGGTTTGAAAAATGCATTGACCGGTACTGACGTTATTTTAATCCCAGCCGGTGTTCCAAGAAAACCAGGTATGACCAGAGATGACTTGTTTTCTATCAATGCCGGTATTGTTCGTGACTTGGCCAAATCTATTGCTGATGCTGCTCCAAAGGCTAAGATTTGTGTCATTTCTAACCCAGTGAATTCTACTGTTCCAATTGTTGCTGAAGttttaaaggaaaagggTGTTTTCGATccaaaaaaacttttcgGTGTTACCACTCTAGATACAATCAGAGCTTCCAGATTTATTTCTGAAGTTGCCGGTACTAATCCAACCCAAGAAAAGGTTCCAGTCGTTGGTGGTCATTCAggtattaccattattccATTGATCTCTCAAACTACTCATAAATTATTGCCAAAGGAAAAGAGAGATGCTTTGATTCACAGAATCCAATTTGGTGGTGACGAAGTCGTTAAAGCTAAGAACGGTGCTGGTTCTGCCACTTTGTCAATGGCCCAAGCTGGTGCCACTTTTGCCAACTTTGTTTTATCTGGTTTGGATGGCGAGAAGGATGTCATTTCTCCAAGTTATGTCTATTCTCCATTGTACAAGAGTGAAGGTATTgactttttctcttctccAATTACTTTCGGACCAGAAGGTGCTGCAAAGGTTAACCCAATTGGTGAAATTTCtgctgaagaagaagaattattGGCCAAGGCTAAGGAAACTTTGAAGAAGAACATTGAAAAGGGTATTAACTTTGTCAAACAATCTAAATTGTaa
- the CAB3 gene encoding phosphopantothenoylcysteine decarboxylase complex subunit CAB3 (similar to Saccharomyces cerevisiae YKL088W | CAB3 | Coenzyme A Biosynthesis) yields MIKKQTDTTTTKIPAKKKETTPNSYNDTIKQNNLSEIKPVSILTNGNAMRKKSGVNIVDLSGGISKDNNNNLNTNVRSVSSNSVTSNSSTSSTSSIYHFNNNNIKNSGNNKNIVNNISHPCLKVRTASNDNNTKASLPNGITPTNILTVTPAEFISATSTSSSELKTPLTAVQFSLDENSVKKLTHHRGSISTIPMAGSSANSSFSITSNTPNSVTSLSSANRSPSSHNLSKLFSTKQQDIAMSDSTAAGNTSTYSDIGYNNTRKSTNGALFVLSKTPSPKGTKNNNASLSKTLLPASPQISIDDSKDNNDTNRKNSMFQMPGDFTVPSKDNTNKKEGGKIVSHSQELKQKPSGNNTNSSASKTIIGDPNTPHLPFTDFFQKKVDDAKIHILIGATGSVATIKIPLIINKFFKKYTPEKVSIQLILTKSAERFLKGAKISSNVKIWTDEDEWFGFKKIGDPIFHTELRKWADIFLIVPLSANTLAKISNGICDNLLTCIVREWNSNVPIYVAPAMNTFMYINPMTKKHLKLLQEDFPHVEVLKPVEKVLVCGDIGMGGMREWTDIVEIVVRRLKLIRGTEIGTPNNNFITENNNNGDHGLTKRTDSISSLNLINNMNRNTELVAEGERKDSVTSNSSYNDKNNINGKSTECQKLNAGNKIQTGQMQDDKNIRIGKEEEDGNELRKKVLLQNKSSLEESRDEEAENNDDSEEEEEGDDDSEEDDDSEDDDSEDDDSEDDDSEDENDDDSDDDPVVIIDN; encoded by the coding sequence ATGATTAAAAAGCAAACTGatactactaccaccaaAATACcggccaaaaaaaaagaaactacTCCTAACTCATACAATGATACTATCAAGCAAAACAATTTAAGTGAAATTAAACCAGTCTCTATTTTAACAAACGGAAATGCaatgagaaaaaagagTGGTGTCAATATAGTTGATCTGAGTGGCGGCATTTCAAAagataacaacaataacttAAACACTAACGTTAGGTCCGTTTCTTCAAACAGTGTGACAAGTAATTCAAGTACTTCTTCCACCTCCAGCATATAtcattttaataataacaatattaaaaatagtggAAATAATAAGAACATAGTCAATAATATATCACATCCATGTTTAAAAGTTAGAACAGCATCCAATGATAACAACACGAAGGCTTCTCTCCCCAATGGCATCACGCCCACCAACATACTCACAGTGACCCCTGCGGAATTTATTTCAGCCACTAGCACATCGTCTTCTGAACTAAAGACTCCCTTAACTGCCGTTCAATTTAGTTTAGACGAAAATagtgtaaaaaaattaactcaTCATAGAGGCTCTATTTCCACCATACCTATGGCAGGATCAAGTGCAAATAGTTCCTTTTCTATTACCAGTAATACACCTAATTCTGTCACTTCATTATCATCCGCTAATCGTAGTCCATCCTCTCACAATTTGTCTAAGCTGTTTTCGACGAAGCAACAAGATATTGCAATGAGTGATAGCACTGCCGCTGGAAATACCTCAACGTACAGCGATATTGGTTATAATAACACAAGGAAGAGCACCAATGGAgctttatttgtattatcTAAAACACCTTCCCCTAAAGGaaccaaaaacaacaatgcCAGCTTGTCGAAAACTCTTTTACCTGCAAGCCCACAAATTTCTATAGATGATTCTAAAGATAACAATGATACTAATAGAAAGAATTCTATGTTTCAGATGCCAGGCGATTTTACCGTACCTAGCAAGGACAacactaataaaaaagaaggggGGAAAATAGTTTCACATTCACAAGAACTGAAGCAGAAACCCAGCGgcaataataccaatagtagTGCCTCAAAAACAATCATTGGTGATCCAAACACGCCTCATTTACCGTTTACTGATTTCTTTCAGAAAAAAGTGGATGATGCGAAGATACATATTTTAATAGGTGCAACAGGCTCGGTAGCCACCATTAAAATTCCACTGattattaacaaattttttaagaaatatACCCCGGAAAAAGTATCGattcaattaattttgaCAAAATCTGCAGAAAGGTTTTTAAAGGGGGCTAAGATTAGTAGCAACGTGAAAATATGGacagatgaagatgaatggtttggttttaaaaaaattggagaCCCTATTTTTCATACAGAACTAAGAAAATGGGCggatatttttcttattgtTCCATTAAGTGCAAACACTTTGGCCAAGATTTCTAATGGTATTTGCGACAATTTATTAACTTGTATAGTCAGAGAATGGAATAGCAATGTTCCAATATATGTGGCGCCGGCCATGAATACCTTTATGTATATTAATCCAATGACTAAAAAACAtctaaaattattacaGGAAGATTTCCCACATGTGGAGGTGTTGAAGCCGGTAGAGAAGGTGCTAGTTTGTGGTGACATAGGTATGGGTGGGATGAGAGAATGGACTGATATTGTTGAAATTGTAGTTCGAAGATTAAAACTCATAAGAGGCACTGAGATAGGTACACctaacaataattttattacagaaaataataataatggtgacCATGGCCTAACTAAACGTACTGATAGTATATCCAGTCTGAacttaattaataatatgaatAGAAATACCGAATTAGTGGCGGAAggggaaagaaaagatagTGTTACCAGCAATAGTAgttataatgataaaaataatattaatggaaAAAGTACGGAATGTCAGAAACTGAATGctggaaataaaatacaaactGGCCAAATGCAAGATGATAAGAATATTAGAATTGgaaaagaggaagaagatggAAATGAATTAAGAAAGAAAGTACTGCTTCAAAACAAAAGTAGTTTAGAAGAAAGCAGGGATGAAGAGGCAGAAAATAATGACGATtcagaagaagaagaagaaggagatGATGATTCAGAAGAGGATGATGATTCAGAGGATGATGATTCAGAAGATGACGATTcagaagatgatgattcggaagatgaaaatgatgacGATTCCGATGATGACCCAGTTGTTATTATAGATAATTAA
- the HOT13 gene encoding Hot13p (similar to Saccharomyces cerevisiae YKL084W | HOT13 | Helper Of Tim) codes for MSKLISGKLVDEKSRCIHWHGDLDIIALKFKCCPNTYYSCYTCHQELCNHKVEKYNRLDNKVNLIICGNCRKEFTFQEYVTSDYKCLNCKQKFNPGCKLHYDMYFK; via the coding sequence ATGTCCAAATTAATATCAGGTAAATTAGTAGATGAAAAAAGTAGATGTATCCATTGGCATGGTGATTTAGATATCATAGCTTTAAAATTCAAATGCTGTCCCAACACATATTATAGTTGTTATACGTGTCATCAAGAATTATGTAATCACAAAgtggaaaaatataacagaCTTGACAACAAAGTGAATCTAATAATATGTGGAAATTGCCGTAAAGAATTTACCTTCCAGGAATATGTAACTTCGGATTATAAATGCTTAAAttgtaaacaaaaatttaatcCCGGGTGTAAACTTCATTATGACatgtattttaaataa
- the AVO2 gene encoding Avo2p (similar to Saccharomyces cerevisiae YMR068W | AVO2 | Adheres VOraciously (to TOR2)): MLDPAIRLRKNIIDGNLLIVKRLLRRFPDLLENIDSENGWSSLHYAAFHGRYLVCVHLIQLGHDSQEILKTFKGNTAVHLSIVNGDEQNTHLLLQRFPSCIDMKGDHGWTPVHLACRYNYHKCLELLINVGASLDIRDDVNGDFPLHVAVKYGSLECTKLLIEQGANDKLYNDLSWKPSDVVYSFEFLKSYQKLLKEYKNMMTLNVHNKQQLQNNIDEDNNTGITINMANSTDNTINNNNNNNNNNNILLPPPSSTFSMKGEINSPASNGSLLYSPISLVSNRANNNISKSNNFRLTTPLALQKPTFDTNLNFAVTPINTTFNIVPVSGAEGSNLLSSPQAIINNGTPNGISGAVISNGSINSGNFKKYDLSVATLPLLRTNQTKSDSNTRLSISSVPPNDADESHLNTRINNSRRKFSSSTTSSKSMDFQNMTTLPSNNEQHNTSIDNNNVSQIHLAVNDQQQNYTHEINTYNTTHGTYTPDISVSEDAYKFKKPSLLNIPINRIRRTTTSSSE; encoded by the coding sequence ATGTTAGATCCAGCGATTCGCTTGAGAAAAAACATCATTGATGGTAATCTACTTATAGTTAAAAGATTGTTAAGAAGATTTCCTGATTTGCTAGAAAACATAGATAGTGAAAACGGATGGTCTTCTCTCCATTACGCAGCGTTTCATGGGAGATATTTAGTTTGTGTTCATTTAATACAGTTAGGACACGATAGTCAAGAGATTTTAAAGACTTTTAAGGGGAACACAGCGGTTCATTTATCTATTGTTAATGGAGATGAACAAAATAcacatttattattacaaagATTTCCTTCATGCATTGATATGAAGGGCGATCACGGTTGGACACCAGTTCATTTAGCATGTAGATATAATTATCATAAATGTTTGGAATTGTTAATTAATGTTGGTGCAAGTCTTGACATTAGAGATGATGTTAATGGTGATTTTCCATTACATGTAGCTGTTAAATATGGAAGTTTGGAATGTACTAAGTTACTAATTGAACAAGGTGCAAATGATAAACTATACAATGATTTAAGTTGGAAGCCAAGTGATGTGGTTTATAGTTTTGagtttttgaaaagttaTCAAAAGctattaaaagaatacaaaaatatgatGACTTTAAATGTGCATAACAAGCAGCAATTACAgaataatattgatgaaGATAACAACACTGGTATTACAATTAATATGGCCAACAGCACTGATAATaccatcaacaacaacaacaacaacaacaataataataatatactgTTGCCACCACCATCTAGTACATTTTCTATGAAAGGGGAAATTAATTCACCTGCAAGCAACGGGAGTCTATTATATTCTCCAATTAGTTTAGTTTCTAATCGtgccaataataacatcagCAAGAGCAACAATTTTAGACTAACTACCCCATTAGCGCTGCAGAAACCTACATTTGATacaaatttgaattttgCTGTTACTCCTATAAATACAACCTTTAATATTGTTCCTGTTTCGGGAGCTGAAGGATCCAATTTATTGAGTTCCCCTCAAGCGATTATAAACAACGGTACTCCAAATGGAATATCCGGGGCTGTTATATCGAACGGTAGTATTAATAGTggcaattttaaaaaatatgatttatCCGTGGCAACATTGCCTTTATTAAGAACTAATCAAACTAAATCCGATTCCAATACACGATTATCTATTTCTTCAGTACCACCGAATGACGCTGACGAGTCTCATCTTAATACTCGTATTAATAACTCGCGTCGaaaattttcttcatcAACGACTTCCTCCAAAAGTATGGATTTCCAGAATATGACGACTCTTCCGTCAAATAACGAACAACACAACACTAGTattgataacaataatgtCAGTCAAATACATCTAGCTGTAAAtgatcaacaacaaaactATACACATGAAATTAATACTTATAATACCACCCATGGTACCTATACACCTGATATTTCTGTTTCTGAAGATGCTTATAAATTTAAGAAACCATCTTTACTAAATATACCCATCAATAGAATTAgaagaacaacaacatcTTCATCCGAATAA
- the SRX1 gene encoding sulfiredoxin (similar to Saccharomyces cerevisiae YKL086W | SRX1 | SulfiRedoXin), which translates to MSIQSRNIHNIQYIPLSDIKRPIPPVLDYDKIDAMVSTLKGTPKESKTCSLEEAQNLNGELPPIDVLCLRENNKNNYFAFGGCHRFQAYDKLQKEEDGKQVKVRCKVLPITRSQLGLYLGSSSTMTI; encoded by the coding sequence ATGTCAATTCAATCGAGAAATATTCACAATATTCAATATATTCCTTTATCTGATATAAAAAGACCAATACCACCTGTTCTAGATTACGATAAAATAGATGCTATGGTGTCTACATTGAAGGGTACTCCGAAAGAGAGTAAGACATGCAGTTTAGAAGAAGCACAGAACTTGAATGGAGAATTACCGCCAATAGATGTTTTGTGTTTGAGAGAAAATAACaagaataattattttgctTTCGGTGGATGTCATAGATTCCAAGCATATgataaattacaaaaagaGGAAGATGGAAAACAGGTTAAAGTGCGTTGTAAAGTGTTGCCAATAACTAGGTCACAATTAGGGTTATATTTAGGGTCATCTTCAACAATgacaatataa
- the GPA1 gene encoding guanine nucleotide-binding protein subunit alpha (similar to Saccharomyces cerevisiae YHR005C | GPA1 | G Protein Alpha subunit), with protein MGCILSTSANTTENHDKYYQNNEPTDPFLENKKANDLIEQTLKNNQKKDRKEVKLLLLGAGESGKSTVLKQLKLLHLGGFNHQERLQYVNVIRADAIQSMKMLIIEARKLGIPLDCDDPHGYRELFQCKRLLLKVKPLDLIDTNAAGGSNFLNDYVLKYSERSIKKRRAESTGQKESLSLDTGNGIYDKENEENSDKKYQVILEGMHSNNNNNNEDDDLFVKSSKNQTLFNNLDNHQQQIQIDQIAYSIKQLWKKDKGIQQCFMRSNEFQLEGSANYYFDNIERFSQPDYICTDEDILKGRIKTTGITETNFNINSTNFKVLDAGGQRSERRKWIHCFDKITCVLFVVAVSEYDQMLFEDERVNRMHEALMLFDTLCNSKWFINTPFVLFMNKVDLFQEKIKRSPIRKHFPNYQGRVNDVDAGLKYFEKLFLSLNRTNKPIYIHRTCATDKQSMKFILSAVTDLIIQQNLKKSGLL; from the coding sequence ATGGGTTGTATACTTAGTACCTCAGCAAATACTACAGAAAATCACgataaatattatcaaaataatgagCCAACCGATccttttttggaaaataaaaaggccAACGATTTAATTGAacaaacattaaaaaataatcaaaaaaaggatagAAAAGAAGTcaaattgttattattaggaGCAGGAGAAAGCGGTAAAAGTACCGTTTTAAAACAACTAAAATTATTGCATTTAGGTGGGTTTAATCACCAAGAAAGATTGCAATACGTAAATGTGATAAGAGCTGATGCCATACAAAGCATGAAGATGTTGATAATAGAAGCTAGAAAATTGGGAATTCCATTGGATTGTGATGATCCTCATGGGTATCGCGAATTGTTCCAATGCAAACGGCTACTATTAAAAGTAAAGCCATTAGATTTGATTGACACCAATGCAGCTGGTGgatccaattttttaaatgactatgttttaaaatatagtGAGCGtagtattaaaaagagaCGCGCTGAAAGTACGGGACAAAAGGAATCATTGAGCTTGGACACCGGCAATGGGATTTatgataaagaaaatgagGAAAACAGCGATAAAAAGTATCAGGTAATATTAGAAGGAATGCatagcaataacaataataacaacgaGGATGATGATTTGTTTGTTAAAAGTTCAAAAAACCAAACTTTATTTAACAACTTGGACaatcatcaacaacaaatacaaatagATCAAATTGCGTATTCTATCAAACAATTATGGAAGAAAGATAAGGGCATACAACAATGCTTTATGCGTTCCAACGAATTTCAATTAGAAGGCTCAGccaattattattttgataatattgaaaGATTTTCTCAACCAGATTACATTTGCACAGACgaagatattttaaaaggtCGTATTAAAACAACAGGTATAACGGAAACCAATTTTAACATCAATTCcacaaattttaaagtaCTAGATGCTGGTGGCCAGCGTTCcgaaagaagaaaatggaTTCACTGTTTTGATAAGATTACATGTGTACTATTTGTTGTTGCGGTTAGTGAATATGATCAAATGTTATTTGAAGACGAAAGAGTTAATAGAATGCATGAAGCTTTGATGTTATTTGACACGTTATGTAACAGTAAATGGTTTATCAATACTCCATTTGTACTATTTATGAATAAAGTAGATTTATTCCaggaaaagattaaaagaTCACCAATAAGAAAACATTTTCCTAACTATCAAGGACGTGTGAATGACGTGGATGCTGGATTGAAgtattttgaaaagttatttttaagcTTGAATAGGACTAACAAACCTATATACATTCATAGAACATGTGCTACGGACAAGCAAAGCATGAAATTTATATTAAGTGCAGTCACagatttaataattcaacaaaatttaaaaaaaagtggatTGTTATGA
- the CYT2 gene encoding cytochrome c1 heme lyase CYT2 (similar to Saccharomyces cerevisiae YKL087C | CYT2 | CYTochrome-c1-heme-lyase), translating into MSTPSKNTSPEADSAASCPVAPEARNKWMDALWGPTPKPTSSAVNNVNDSIRALPPNHPNVENSKGEEESKCPVNHEARQVWLKNSQSPKDATVPNTTTQDIECSSTDLPEVLEYKTNVNLSEEREISSIPRTGKHDNWIYPSQKQFYEAMLRKNWKPNTDDMKTVIPIHNNINERVWNFIQMWEKNQGGDKCGGIELTSFKGDAKKLTPRAWIRSSILGYSKPFDRHDWTVNRCGKEIDYVIDFYNEEDRLGNPEIFLDVRPKLNSFEGIKMRLYKAFGLD; encoded by the coding sequence atgaGTACACCTTCTAAAAATACCAGTCCAGAAGCTGATTCTGCTGCCTCTTGTCCAGTTGCCCCTGAAGCTAGAAACAAATGGATGGATGCATTGTGGGGTCCTACACCAAAACCAACTTCTTCAGCGGTAAATAACGTCAACGATTCCATAAGAGCTTTACCCCCTAACCACCCAAATGTCGAAAATTCTAAAGGTGAAGAAGAATCTAAATGCCCAGTTAACCATGAAGCTCGCCAAGTTTGGCTAAAAAATTCACAATCTCCAAAGGATGCTACCGTTCCAAACACTACCACACAAGATATCGAATGCTCTAGTACAGACCTACCTGAAGTGCTTGAGTATAAAACCAATGTTAACTTATCAGAAGAACGTGAAATCAGTTCTATACCAAGAACTGGGAAACATGATAACTGGATTTATCCATctcaaaaacaattttatgAGGCAATGCTgagaaaaaattggaagCCAAATACTGACGATATGAAGACAGTCATCCCAATtcacaataatattaatgaacGTGTCTGgaattttattcaaatgTGGGAAAAAAACCAAGGCGGTGATAAATGTGGTGGTATTGAGTTAACCAGTTTTAAAGGTGAtgctaaaaaattaaccCCTAGAGCCTGGATTAGGAGCTCTATTTTGGGATATTCAAAACCTTTTGATAGACACGATTGGACTGTTAATAGATGTGGTAAAGAAATTGATTAtgttattgatttttataatgaagaagataGGCTTGGTAACccagaaatttttttggatgtTAGACCTAAATTAAATAGTTTTGAGGGTATTAAAATGAGATTATACAAGGCTTTTGGTCTGGATTAA
- the TIM10 gene encoding protein transporter TIM10 (similar to Saccharomyces cerevisiae YHR005C-A | TIM10 | Translocase of the Inner Membrane), which translates to MSFLGFGGGAPQLSSTQKIQAAEAELDLVTDMFNKLIGNCHKKCIDTNYSDGDLTKTEGNCIDRCVAKYFETNVKVGENMQKAGQNFTPGGRL; encoded by the coding sequence atgtcATTTTTAGGTTTCGGTGGCGGTGCTCCACAACTTTCCTCTACTCAAAAAATCCAAGCTGCTGAAGCTGAATTAGATTTGGTTACCGATATGTTTAACAAATTGATTGGTAATTGTCACAAGAAATGTATTGATACTAATTACTCAGATGGTGATTTGACTAAAACTGAAGGTAACTGCATAGATAGATGTGTTGCCAAATATTTCGAAACTAATGTTAAAGTTGGTGAAAATATGCAAAAAGCAGGCCAAAACTTTACTCCAGGTGGTAGATTATAA
- a CDS encoding NRAMP family metal ion transporter (similar to Saccharomyces cerevisiae YOL122C | SMF1 | Suppressor of Mitochondria import Function), with amino-acid sequence MIFQSSASNPQPPKLDTLWGKLKNNVSTKTTEVSADGNLGSSNGNNSGVQPSNDNHFNGRPGFFTRAKLIVMKYAKFIGPGLMVSVAYMDPGNYSTAISAGATNQFSLLFVILLSLAFACLLQSLCIKLGSVTGLDLSRACKQFLPNWLNILLYFFAECAIIATDVAEVIGTAISLNILMHIPLPAGVIITIIDVLFVLMAYKPGSGMRFVRLFEYVVAVLVFGVCICLCIELAFLPKNNNAYTVAKILRGYVPSHQMIENNGIVQAVGILGATVMPHSLFLGSALVQPRLLEYDVQKGNYSMPNEGNDGEKKVDKDVVESEAYFNYRPTKKAIQYALKYSIVELVVTLCTFALFINSAILVISGAILYGSPSAADADLYTIYDLLTTSLAPAAGKILMVALLFSGQSAGIVCTMAGQIVSEGHLNWKIKPWKRRIVTRSIAIIPCLVVSLCIGKDALNKALNASQVVLSILLPFLSAPLIFFTCKKSIMRVKVPSENTSTNMSLEGGDELDEGEYWDMSNNWLTTICSFVVWIFISFLNIYMIVQLGISHGDIS; translated from the coding sequence ATGATATTCCAATCTTCGGCATCAAATCCCCAGCCACCAAAGTTAGATACTTTATGGGGAAAACTTAAGAATAATGTTTCTACTAAGACAACAGAGGTATCTGCTGATGGAAACCTTGGAAGCAGCAACGGTAATAACAGCGGTGTCCAGCCTAGTAACGACAATCATTTCAATGGTCGCCCTGGTTTTTTTACAAGAGCAAAATTAATTGTAATGAAGTATGCCAAATTCATTGGCCCAGGGTTAATGGTTAGTGTTGCATATATGGATCCAGGTAATTACTCCACTGCTATTTCAGCTGGTGCTACCAATCAATTCtcattgttatttgttattCTATTATCGTTAGCCTTTGCTTGTCTTTTGCAGTCGCTATGTATTAAATTAGGTTCTGTAACGGGACTAGACTTGAGTAGAGCCTGCAAACAATTTCTACCAAACTGGTTAAATATCTTActgtatttttttgctgAATGTGCAATTATTGCGACTGATGTGGCAGAAGTTATTGGTACAGCCATatctttaaatattttaatgcATATTCCATTACCTGCTGGTGTTATAATTACAATCATTGATGTACTATTTGTCTTAATGGCCTATAAACCAGGGAGTGGTATGAGATTTGTTAGACTATTTGAGTACGTGGTTGCTGTTTTGGTATTTGGTGtttgtatttgtttgtGTATTGAATTAGCTTTtcttccaaaaaataataatgcttACACTGTGGCAAAAATATTACGTGGTTATGTTCCATCTCATCAAATGATAGAAAATAATGGTATTGTTCAAGCAGTTGGTATTTTAGGTGCTACAGTTATGCCACACTCCTTATTTTTGGGTTCTGCATTGGTTCAACCTAGGCTACTAGAATACGATGTgcaaaaaggaaattatTCAATGCCAAATGAAGGGAACGATGGCGAAAAAAAGGTTGATAAAGATGTTGTTGAATCAGAAgcttattttaattataggCCAACAAAAAAGGCAATACAGTATGCTTTGAAATATTCCATTGTAGAATTAGTGGTAACACTTTGTACCTTTGCTCTTTTTATCAACAGTGCTATATTGGTTATATCCGGTGCTATACTATATGGCAGTCCCTCTGCTGCAGATGCAGACTTGTACACTatttatgatttattaactACTTCGTTAGCACCTGCTGCAGGTAAGATTTTAATGGTGGCCCTTTTATTCAGTGGGCAATCTGCGGGGATTGTTTGCACCATGGCTGGTCAAATTGTTAGTGAAGGACATTTGAATTGGAAAATCAAGCCTTGGAAAAGAAGAATAGTAACACGTTCAATTGCTATTATTCCATGCTTAGTAGTTTCTTTGTGTATTGGTAAGGATGCCTTAAACAAAGCCTTGAATGCATCGCAAGTGGTTTTATCTATTTTGCTACCCTTTTTAAGTGCAcctctaattttttttacttgcAAAAAATCTATAATGAGAGTTAAAGTACCATCCGAAAACACATCAACAAATATGTCACTAGAAGGTGGTGATGAACTAGACGAAGGTGAATATTGGGATATGTCTAATAATTGGCTAACTACTATCTGTTCTTTTGTGGTGTGGATATTTATTTcgtttttaaatatttatatgattGTTCAGCTAGGTATTAGTCATGGTGATATTtcctga